One window from the genome of Gimesia aquarii encodes:
- the tgt gene encoding tRNA guanosine(34) transglycosylase Tgt, producing MSHFHFELIHSDSKTSARVGRWHTPHGIVDTPAFMPVGTLASVKGLLPEQLKQVGTQQVLSNTYHLALRPGAEIVEEMGGLHEFMNWDGPILTDSGGFQVFSLAQLTKMDDNQVVFRSHIDGSLFELSPEKAVKIQEQLGADCIMCLDECPPHDVPSEKMLEAVDRTTNWAARCRDAQKRDDQALFGIVQGGTDQKMRERSAAGLLPLGFPGYAIGGLSVGEKPEDMYSTLDFTTPMLPIEKPRYLMGVGRPSDLIEAIIRGVDLFDCVMPTRNGRNGMAFTSQGRVNLRNQIHARDPSPLDPECDSPGSQNYSRAYLRHLFMSREMLGPILISLHNIAFYQKLLRDFRQAILNDQVEEFRAVHLARWNASF from the coding sequence GTGTCCCATTTTCATTTTGAACTGATTCATAGCGATTCAAAAACTTCAGCACGAGTGGGACGCTGGCATACGCCCCACGGAATTGTGGATACTCCAGCTTTTATGCCTGTGGGAACTTTAGCATCGGTAAAAGGCCTATTGCCAGAGCAACTAAAACAGGTGGGAACCCAGCAGGTATTATCAAATACATACCATTTGGCATTACGTCCCGGGGCAGAGATCGTTGAAGAGATGGGAGGGCTGCACGAGTTTATGAACTGGGATGGGCCAATTCTGACTGACAGTGGTGGCTTCCAGGTCTTCAGTCTGGCACAACTCACAAAAATGGATGATAACCAAGTTGTGTTTCGTTCACATATTGATGGTAGTCTATTTGAATTATCACCGGAAAAAGCGGTGAAAATACAAGAACAACTCGGTGCAGATTGTATTATGTGTCTTGATGAATGTCCCCCGCATGATGTTCCTTCTGAAAAAATGTTGGAGGCCGTAGACCGAACCACAAATTGGGCAGCAAGGTGCCGAGATGCACAGAAACGTGATGATCAGGCCCTGTTTGGGATCGTGCAAGGAGGAACTGACCAGAAGATGCGGGAACGATCTGCTGCTGGATTGCTTCCTCTGGGATTTCCTGGATACGCTATTGGAGGCTTGAGTGTAGGAGAGAAACCTGAGGATATGTATTCTACGCTTGATTTTACGACTCCGATGTTGCCCATTGAAAAACCTCGTTATCTGATGGGGGTAGGACGCCCTTCTGACCTGATTGAGGCAATTATACGTGGTGTTGATTTATTTGATTGTGTTATGCCTACTAGAAATGGGCGGAATGGAATGGCATTTACCAGCCAGGGACGCGTTAATTTGCGCAATCAAATACATGCGAGAGATCCGAGCCCTTTGGACCCAGAATGCGATTCACCAGGATCACAGAATTATAGTCGCGCTTATTTGCGACATTTATTTATGTCACGAGAGATGCTCGGGCCAATTTTGATCTCCCTCCACAATATTGCCTTTTATCAAAAATTACTGCGAGACTTCCGACAGGCAATCCTCAATGATCAAGTTGAGGAGTTTAGGGCGGTTCACCTTGCCCGTTGGAACGCATCTTTCTAA
- a CDS encoding type II secretion system F family protein yields the protein MFQSRVSLKSLALLCRSLSTMLESGVSITKSFELAAKKMGDRRLQQSIRDIATELKSGMDVTSAMRKQGNYYPELLVNMVSVAEQSGGLPEVLKALAEHYDHLLQMRKNFTRLIAWPVFQFVVAILVIALMILILGLLASGQGGAPIDVLGLGLSGPSGAMIWLTCTFGSIFALFVAYQIMDRLFGGKQYFHSLFLKIPVLGGCMRSFAIARFSWAFALTQQAGMNILDSLDSSLKATGNGAFIREIPRVNGAVNDGEHLTDALAETRLFTDEYIHMVNVGETSGTVPETLERLSPRFQEDAQRSLATLAAVLGWLIWALVAAFIIFVVFRIAFWYLGILNDALNNI from the coding sequence ATGTTTCAGTCACGAGTTTCCTTGAAATCGTTGGCTCTTTTGTGTCGATCGCTCAGTACGATGTTGGAATCTGGAGTATCGATCACAAAATCGTTTGAATTAGCAGCGAAAAAGATGGGAGACCGTCGTTTGCAGCAGTCTATTCGTGATATCGCAACGGAATTGAAATCGGGTATGGATGTGACTTCGGCAATGAGAAAACAGGGGAATTATTATCCCGAATTACTGGTCAATATGGTGAGCGTTGCCGAGCAAAGTGGTGGCCTCCCTGAAGTGTTGAAAGCACTTGCTGAGCATTACGATCATCTTCTTCAAATGCGAAAAAACTTTACAAGGCTTATCGCCTGGCCTGTTTTTCAATTTGTCGTTGCAATCTTGGTGATTGCCTTGATGATTCTTATCTTAGGACTTCTCGCTAGCGGACAAGGTGGAGCACCCATTGATGTTTTGGGGTTGGGGTTATCTGGCCCCAGCGGAGCTATGATTTGGTTGACATGTACGTTCGGATCAATTTTTGCGTTGTTTGTAGCATATCAAATCATGGACCGCCTGTTCGGAGGCAAACAATATTTTCACAGCTTGTTTCTTAAAATTCCGGTATTGGGGGGATGTATGCGATCATTTGCGATTGCACGATTTTCCTGGGCATTTGCACTCACTCAACAAGCTGGTATGAATATTCTTGATTCATTGGATTCCAGCCTGAAAGCAACCGGAAATGGGGCATTTATTCGGGAAATACCACGCGTCAATGGTGCTGTTAATGATGGAGAGCACCTCACAGATGCATTAGCAGAAACGAGACTATTTACAGATGAATATATTCATATGGTCAATGTGGGTGAAACATCGGGAACTGTTCCTGAAACTCTGGAGCGATTGAGTCCCCGTTTTCAGGAAGATGCACAGCGCAGCCTGGCAACATTAGCGGCAGTTTTAGGTTGGCTCATCTGGGCTCTTGTGGCCGCTTTTATCATCTTTGTTGTATTCAGGATCGCTTTTTGGTATTTGGGAATACTCAACGACGCCTTAAACAATATCTGA
- a CDS encoding enoyl-ACP reductase FabI encodes MDFLELAGKRILIFGVANRKSVAYQAGKVLEEAGAEVIYIVRSETRKESLKSLLKQAPIYVCDVERQQEIDQLHSEISQKYDAIHGLVHSIAFADYSAGWLPFHQTPRSAFLQAVDISCFSLIALSNAFSKLIEPEQGSVVTVSISTTRMAAENYGYMAPVKAALDSSVCFLSKSFSNFSKVRFNAVCPGLLKTSASAGIPGYVDSYLFAEKATLRKEAVQTKEVADTIAFLMSPRSSGITSQGIVIDAGMGTNYFDREIVAEDT; translated from the coding sequence ATGGACTTTTTGGAATTAGCAGGCAAACGAATTCTTATTTTTGGAGTAGCCAACCGAAAAAGCGTTGCATATCAGGCAGGGAAAGTTCTGGAAGAAGCTGGAGCTGAAGTGATCTATATTGTGCGGTCTGAAACACGAAAAGAATCATTAAAGAGCTTATTAAAGCAGGCACCGATTTATGTCTGCGATGTCGAACGTCAGCAGGAAATCGATCAATTACATTCCGAAATCAGCCAAAAATACGACGCCATTCATGGTTTGGTACACTCGATTGCATTTGCCGATTATTCAGCAGGCTGGCTTCCCTTTCATCAGACACCCCGAAGTGCTTTTTTACAGGCGGTAGATATTTCCTGCTTTTCTCTCATCGCACTTTCAAATGCATTTAGTAAGCTCATTGAGCCAGAACAGGGGAGCGTCGTTACGGTCTCAATTTCGACGACTCGTATGGCTGCAGAAAATTATGGTTACATGGCTCCGGTTAAAGCAGCTTTAGATTCCTCTGTTTGTTTTCTTTCAAAATCGTTTTCCAATTTTTCGAAAGTTCGCTTTAATGCCGTCTGTCCAGGATTACTCAAAACATCGGCATCAGCAGGAATCCCTGGATATGTCGACAGCTATTTATTTGCAGAAAAGGCAACACTTCGTAAAGAAGCCGTGCAAACAAAGGAAGTAGCCGATACCATTGCATTCTTAATGAGCCCGCGTTCCTCAGGCATTACATCCCAGGGAATTGTCATTGATGCAGGAATGGGCACAAATTATTTTGATAGAGAAATCGTAGCGGAAGATACCTAG
- a CDS encoding EF-hand domain-containing protein: MQISTFVLGVAVLTGTSATQAEEGKKGERPNREQILKKFDKDGDGKLNEEERTAAREARGKGKSAKGAGGKGKGKPGFNREEMIKKFDKNGDGKLDESERAAAKAARGKMGQKGPRMSREEMVKKFDKDGDGKLSEAERAAARKSLGNQQGRRRGGMTREQFIKKFDKNGDGKLDESERQAARAEMMKNRPKGAAGNRAKGKAGRKNKKN, from the coding sequence ATGCAGATATCAACATTTGTCTTGGGAGTTGCTGTTTTAACTGGGACTTCAGCGACTCAAGCTGAAGAAGGTAAAAAGGGAGAACGCCCCAATCGTGAACAAATACTCAAAAAATTTGATAAAGATGGCGATGGAAAGTTAAACGAGGAAGAACGCACCGCTGCGAGAGAGGCACGTGGTAAAGGGAAATCAGCTAAGGGGGCTGGTGGCAAGGGGAAAGGCAAACCAGGTTTTAACCGTGAAGAAATGATCAAAAAATTTGATAAGAACGGTGATGGAAAATTAGACGAATCAGAACGTGCGGCAGCAAAAGCTGCACGAGGAAAAATGGGCCAAAAGGGGCCACGTATGAGTCGTGAAGAAATGGTTAAAAAATTCGACAAAGATGGTGATGGGAAGTTAAGTGAAGCCGAGCGGGCTGCTGCTCGTAAGTCTCTGGGGAATCAGCAAGGCCGTCGTCGTGGTGGAATGACTCGAGAGCAATTCATAAAGAAGTTTGATAAAAATGGTGATGGAAAACTAGACGAATCAGAACGGCAGGCTGCGAGAGCAGAAATGATGAAGAATCGTCCTAAAGGGGCAGCCGGTAATAGAGCGAAAGGAAAAGCAGGAAGAAAAAACAAGAAAAATTGA
- a CDS encoding glycosyltransferase family 9 protein, whose amino-acid sequence MSSKYSISQLNKIEAKRICVIKPSALGDVVQTLPILSVLSERFPDSEISWVIRDSFANLIEGHPNIDHVIPFSRHSSVRYWWRFLKELKQRQFDLVLDLQGLLRTGIMTASTCAPWRIGIEAAREGSHLAYNLTIPDTGRLVPAYLKYWRVADALGFGETQRQTGLILSNEDTTWAKSKLDRKNNLVPILAIHAGAQWITKRWPPESFAAVGAKAIRRFRCNVVLVGTADERPLTSQIQQLLHKFVPTGRIINLAGETTLKQLAAVLTESDFLLTNDSGPMHLAAGLGTPVTGIFTCTSSLRSGPPGDQHELVSTNVECAGSYNKRCPKRGPQNLCCMEELEISRVWQALFRLISKHTSQKSGKAA is encoded by the coding sequence ATGAGTTCAAAGTATTCCATCTCGCAACTAAATAAAATTGAAGCCAAACGCATTTGCGTGATTAAGCCTAGTGCGCTGGGTGATGTTGTACAGACCCTTCCTATTTTGTCAGTACTCAGCGAACGATTTCCTGATTCAGAGATTTCATGGGTCATTCGCGACAGTTTTGCTAATCTGATCGAAGGGCATCCAAATATTGACCATGTGATTCCCTTTAGTCGGCACAGCTCCGTTCGCTACTGGTGGCGTTTTTTGAAAGAACTTAAACAACGCCAGTTTGATCTAGTACTTGATCTTCAAGGCTTATTGAGAACCGGAATTATGACAGCTTCTACATGTGCTCCATGGAGAATTGGAATCGAAGCAGCGCGCGAAGGTTCGCACTTAGCCTACAACCTGACCATCCCTGATACAGGGCGACTTGTCCCCGCTTATTTAAAATATTGGCGCGTAGCCGATGCTTTAGGATTCGGTGAAACTCAACGACAAACTGGCCTTATTCTTAGCAATGAAGATACTACCTGGGCAAAAAGTAAACTCGATCGCAAGAACAATCTGGTTCCGATCCTCGCCATTCATGCTGGTGCCCAATGGATCACAAAACGCTGGCCACCAGAGAGCTTTGCAGCCGTAGGTGCAAAAGCGATCCGTCGCTTTCGCTGCAATGTGGTTCTTGTGGGGACAGCTGATGAACGGCCACTGACCAGTCAAATTCAGCAACTTTTGCATAAGTTTGTACCCACAGGTCGTATCATCAACCTGGCAGGAGAAACTACACTTAAGCAGTTGGCCGCCGTACTCACAGAATCTGATTTTCTACTCACAAACGATTCTGGTCCCATGCACCTTGCCGCAGGACTGGGAACTCCAGTAACCGGAATCTTCACTTGCACAAGTTCGCTCCGCTCAGGACCTCCTGGTGATCAACACGAACTAGTCTCAACCAATGTGGAGTGTGCTGGCAGCTATAATAAACGTTGCCCTAAACGAGGCCCTCAAAACTTGTGCTGTATGGAAGAACTGGAAATCAGCCGAGTCTGGCAGGCTTTATTTCGATTGATTTCCAAACACACTTCTCAAAAATCAGGGAAAGCAGCTTAA